Part of the Salinigranum rubrum genome is shown below.
GTCGTGGCCCGAATCGGCACGGCCCGAGAGCGTCGTCCCCGTGGCGGCGACCGGAGACGTCGACGCCGTCCTCGTCGAGGGCGACCTCTCTCCGCTCGTGGACCTCGACGACGCCCTCCGCGCGGCGGGCTGGTACGCTCGCCTACACGAACTCGGTCCCCTCCTGAACCCGCCCGACTCGTGTGGACTCGCGCCCGAGCGGGTCTTCCCGGTCTTCGGCCGGCGCGACACCGTCGTTCCCCCTCACACGTTCACGGCGACGCTCGACGCGTGGGGCGTCCCCGAGGAGAACCGGACGACCTGGGAGACGGGTCACTTCGGCGCGTTGCTCCGATCCATCCGCGGCGACCTCGAACCCGTCGTCGACGCGGCGCTGTCTGTCGCCGAGTCGACGCGAACGCGCGTGGCGACCTGAGCCGTCGCATCGACCATCCGACCGGTCGCATCCACCGCCCGGTCGGGAAACGCCGAAGTACTCCGAGCGCTCACTCCTCACATGATCCACAACATCGCCCAGGGCGTCCAGGCGTTCACGAGCAACGCGTTCCTCGTCGCGCCGGGGGCTCGCGGCGAACACGGGGCGAGCGGGAGAACGGTCCTCGTCGACACCGGCGCGAACTTCGACGCCGTCTCGCATCTCGCGGGGGACGTCGACCACCTCGACGCCGTCGTCATAACCCACACCCACCCGGACCACGTCGGCAACGTCGACGCCGTCAGAACTCGATTCGGTGTCGAGACGTGGGGGTTCGACACCTCACACGACGCGGTCGACAATCGGATCGAGGACGGCGAGACGGTTCGCATCGGCACCGAGGAGTACCGCGCGCTCCACACGCCCGGCCACGCCGTCGACCACCTCTGTCTGTACGCGCCCGACGCGGGCGTGCTGTTCGCCGGCGACCTCGTCTTCGCCGGCGGGAGCTTCGGGCGGACGGACCTGCCCGGCGGCGACGGGAAGACGCTCGTCGAGAGCATCGAGCGCGTCGTCGGAACGGTCGAGGGAAACCTCCAGGCGCTCCACACCGGCCACGGGCCGAGCGTGGTCGACGACCCGCTCGACGCGCTGGAACAGTCGCTGCGGGCGGCTCGACTGAGCGCCTGAACCGATCGAGACTCAGTCCTCGTCGAGCGCCGCGACCGCCTCGTCGCTCACGCCGAAGTAGCCCGGGTCGTCGCCCTCGGGGTCGTTGATGACCATGTCCTCCTGGTGGTAGATGAGCCACGGGATGGTCCAGGCGATGATGCGTGCCTCGGTCTCTTCTTCCAACTGCGTGTCGGGCGCGAGGTCCTGCAGTCGCCGGCCGATTTCGGGGACCGTGTACATCAGATCGGGCTCCAGCACCTCCGCGGGCGTGTACATCTGGTACGGGTACAGGACGTCGAAGTCTTCTTTGGGACGGGGCATGCCGGGAGATTCGAACGGGGACGGTAAACGTGTGTCCTCTCGGCGCCGATGGCCCGACCTCACCGGCCGTACCGGAGATACGAGTACCCGAGGAACGCCGCGAGGACGCCGACGAGAAAGCCCGCGAAGAACCCCGGCGGTCCGGCGACCGACCGGACGGCCAGCCCCGCGACGATACCGACGACGGCGCTCCCGAGGACGAGGAAGAAGCCCGTCTGCCACTCCTCGATGAACCCGACGAGGCTCTCACCAGTCATAGGTCGACCGACCGACAGCACCGTCTTAGTCGTGTCGCTCTTGGTGGGTTCGTGGGTCCGTGAGTCCGCGGTGCAAAAAACGTGAGAGGGTGGACGGTGTCGTCGCTCTGTGTTACTCGAAGAGGTCGACGGCCTGTTCGTAGCGGGCGGCGGGTTCGTTCCAGTCGACGACGTCGAAGAACGCCGAGACGAAGTCGCCGCGCTTGGGGCCGTAGTCGTAGTAGTACGAGTGTTCCCACACGTCGAGGGCGAGAATCGGGTGCGAGCCCCACAGCGCGCCCTGGTCGTGCTTGTCGACCACGACGTTGCGCAGTTGGTTCGAGAACGAGTCGTACACCAACAGCGCCCAGCCGCTCGCAGCCCCCGCAGCGGCCTCGAACTCGCCCTTCCACGCCTCGTACGAACCGAAGTCCTCTTCGATGCGGTCGGCCAGCGCGCCCGAAGGCTCGGAGCCGCCCTCGGGCGACATGCACTGCCAGAACAGGTCGTGGAGGATGTGTCCACAGCCGTTGTGGGTGACGCTGCGGATCGCGCCCGCCGACGAGGAGAAATCCCCGCTCTCGCGGTTCTCGGCGAGGGTCTCCTCCGCGGAGTTCCACCCGTTGACGTAGCCCTGGTGGTGGGTGTCGTGGTGCCACGTCAGCACCTGCTCGGAAATGCTCCCTTCCAGCGCGTCGTACTCGTACGGTAATGGGTCGAGTTCGTAGCTCATATCGACATCCGAGTGTAGGGACGGGCCGAGTATGAAGTTTCTCTGTAGCCCGTTTTAGTAGATTCCTTGTTATATGGGTACTCTTCGTTCATTTGTTTTTCCTGGCTTCTTTCGGGTTTTTCTGAAAATAGTACTCTATCTCTGATAGAATTCGACTTCCGCTTGCGAGACGGTTATCGGCGACGGTGCCATCCGTGGCGATATGAGTCGAGACGAAGCCACACGGGACGCGGTGGACGGACCGGTTCCGGGCCAACCAGTCCAGCACGGCACGGGCGTGAACTCGAACCGTGCGTTTCCGACCGACGCGTACCGGTCGAACCTGGACCCGTTCGTCCTGTTCGAGCGCTTCTACATCGACCCCGACACGGGGTTCCCGATGCACCCACACCGGGGGTTCGAAATCGTCTCGTACATGCTCGACGGCGGGATGGAGCACGCGGACTCGCTCGGCGTCGCACACACGGCCTCCGTGGGCGACGCGATGCGTATCACGGCGGGCTCCGGCATCCGTCACTCCGAGTTCCCCGCGGGGGAAGGGGGCTGTAGCGGTCTCCAGCTATGGGTGAACCTCCCGCGGACGAAGAAGGAAATCGACGCCGACTACGCGGACGCCGACGCCGAGGAACTGCCGACCGTCGAAGAGGGCGGAACGAGCGTCACGACCGTCGTCGGCGAGGGCTCGCCGCTCGGTTTACAGACGCCGATGGAGTACCTCGACGTCCGCGTGGAGGGGTCGTGGACCTGGGACGGACGAGACGGCTGGGCCGGGTTCGTCTACGGCGTCTCCGGCGAGGGGACCGTCGACGGCGACGGCTTCGGTCAGGGAGACGTCCTGCCGATGCGCGAGACGAGACCGCTCGAACTCCGGAGCGACGAGGACCTCCGCGTCGTCGTCGTCTCCGGGCAACCACACGGCGAGGAGATCAGACAACGGGGCCCGTTCGTGTTGTAGCCACCCCGATTCCGGTTCCGTCCCCGTCTCTGCTGTCCGAGCGACCGACTATCACCGACGGAGCCATACGACCTCCGCTGATCGGTCTTCGAGTTCGAACGGGCCGTCGGCTTCGAGACTGAACGCGGCCCGTGAGGCCACGCCCGTCTGTCCCCCGTCCGTCCCCCGCCCGCGTCACACGGTGCGGTGCTGTCGTTCGAGACGGGGTCATGCCGTCGGGTTCGGAAGGCGCGCGAGCGCACGCCGAAGCAGCGGCGGCGTCATGACGGAAGTGGCGATAGCGACCAGCACGACGACCACGTACACGGTCGGCGTGAGGATACCGATGCTCAGCCCGAGCGCTGCGACGACAATCTCCATCGCTCCGCGTGCGTTCAGCCCGATGGCGAGACAGACCGTCTCCGGGCGGGAGAGGTCGGTGAACGCCGCCCCGACGGCGACACCGACAAACTTGCCGAGGACGGCGACGACCAGGGTGAGTCCCGTAACGAGGAGCGTCCCGGGGACGAGCAGTCCGCTCAGGTCGGCTTGCAGCCCCGCCGTCGCGAAGAACAGCGGCGCGAAGAGGCCGAGCGTCACCATCTCGAAGACCCGTTCGGTCTCCCCGTCGAGACGGCGCTTCACGAGGATGCCCGCGAGGAACGCGCCGAGAACCGCCTCGAGTTCGAGCGCGACCGCCGACCCGGCCAGCCCGACTCCGAGCACGACGACGATGGAGAACCCGGTCAGCACGGGTGACCGGACGTGATTCGTGAGGTCGAACAGCGTGTCCACGACTCGCGGACCGACGGCGACGACGAAGAGGACGAACCCGACGAGGACGACGAGCGTGCCACCGAGACCGACGGCGTCGAACCGCCCGGCGCGAGTGAAGTCAGCGACGAAGGTCAGGGCGAGCCAGCCCGACGCGTCGACGACGACAGCCGCGGTGAGGGTGAGCTGTCCGACGGGACGGTCCATCGCGTCGAGGTCGATGAGGACACGCACCGCGACGGGAACGGCCGAGATGCTCAGTGCGGTCGCCAGGAAGAGGGAGAACGGGAGCCGTTGTGCGGGCGTCACGAGATAGCGAGCGGGGAGGACCCACCCCAGCGCGAAGCCGGCGAGAAACGGCACGACGAACGCGCCGGTTGCGAGCGCGACGGTCGGACGGACGAACCGGCGGACGGCAGCCGCGTCGACCTCTGTGCCCGCCAGAACGAGCAGGAGGACGAGCCCGAGCGCCGCGAGCGCCGCCAGACGCTCGGGAACCGGAACGAGAAGTGACGTCAGACCGGGGGCGACGAGGCCCAACAGGGACGGACCGAGCACGAGTCCCGTGAGGAGTTCGCCGACGACCGGCGCGAACCCCAGTCTGTCGGCAACGGCTCCGAGCGTGTGTGCGACGACGAGCACGAGAGTCAGCCCGGCCAAGAACGGCAGCAGGTTCCCGGTTTCCGCGACCATACGCTGTCGACAGGGCCGACCGGCTTGAACCCCCGGCCGCAGCGCCGTGTCGTCTCGGAACCGCGAGAGTCACTGCCGGAGTCGCGCGACGGTGTCGTCGCCCTCCTCCGTGACCTCCACGAGACCGTCCGCAGCGAGGTCGTCGACCAGCCCACGGAGCCACTCGCGGGAGTTCGGTCCGTAATCGACCCTCACCCGCGGACCGAGTTCGTCCAGCGAGAGGTCGTCGTACTCGCCGAGGACGCGGACCACGCGCCCTCGGAACTGCCGGCGCGACCCTTCGAAACTCGGCTGGGTCGGCACGTCGGGCGCGGTGAAGTCGCCGGTTTCGTAGGCGTGACACCAGCGACGCCACGGACACCCCGCCTCGTCACAGCGCGGGGTCTTCCCGCAGGCGACGCCGCCGAGTTCCATGACGGCGTTGTTCCACACGCGGGACTCGCCGTCGGGCATCAGTCCCCGGGCCGCCCGCTCGAACTCGCTGTCGTCGTCCGAGACGTCGAACGCGCGGTAGAGCACCCGTTTGACGTTGGTGTCGACGACGGCGTCGCCGTTGTCGAACGCGAAGGAGGCGACGGCGTTCGCCGTGTACGGCCCGACGCCCATCAGTTCCTCCAGTTCCTCGGGACTGTCGGGAAAGTCGCCGCCGAACTCCTCGATCACCTGCCGTGCGGCCTCGTGGAGGTACTTCGCGCGGTTGTTGTAGCCGAGCGAGTGGTCCGACCAGAAGCGGACGACGTCGGCGCGGTCCGCTCCGGCGAGGTCCTCGACCGTCGGCCACTCGTCGAGAAAGTCCTCCCACGCCGGAACGACTCTCCCCAACTGGGTCTGTTGGCTCATCACCTCCGAGACGAGGATGGCGTAGGGGTCGGTGGTCCGCCGCCAGGGGAAGTCGCGGTGGTCCGACTCGTACCACTCGACGAGCGCCGCTCGAACGGCCGCTACGTCCACGTCGTCGAGCGGGTCTCCCTCGGCGTCGTCGCTCATCGACGGAGGGAGGGTACTCGGGTGTAAAGGCGTGGTGGTTCTCGCTTCCGTTTCAGTCGCGTCGTCTCCCCCTCTTGCCCGCGGTCACCAGCACTCGACGACCAGTCCACCGCGGCGGAGCCCTCGTTCGGAGACGAGATACGAGGACTCGAACGGCCAGTGACCCGCCGGGAGCGGCGTCACCGTGGGCGTCTCGGGTGTGGACGACCCCGGACCGGCGTCGCCGGTGATGTGCGTCGATGCCTGCCCGCTCACGACGACGGAGACGAGTCGTGGCTCCGCCTCGGACTCGACGGTCACCTGGCTCTCGGCGACGTGAACCGAGAGACCGTTGAGTCGACCGATCTTTCGCGGGTTGTCCGCGAGGTGCCGGTTGTACTGGTAGGCCGTCTCGTACGCCTCCACGAACGTCCGGACGCTCGACGTGGCCAGGTCGTCCGGTGCCGCCGGGTACGCGCGAGGCGACGTCGCGGCGTCGGTCGGTCGTGGCACTTCGGCGGCGGTGCAGTCGTCAGAAATCGTCACCGTGGGGTCGTCGGCCGTTGCGGTCTGCCGGGCCGTCTCGACCGTCGTACAGTCGGTCTCTGCTGTTGACGGTCGCTCCGTGGCAGCCCCCTGGTCGCCACCGAGACAACTGGCGAGGCCGCTCGGACTCAGGGCGGCGAGCGAACGCACCACGTCACGGCGGGAGGGCTGTCGCATACGTTCGGGTCCCCGGGGCCATCGGCATAGGCCTTGGGTCAGTCGTTCTGCTTCCGCTCCTGTCGGGGATGTTCGGCGACGAAGACGCTCGTGTGGTCCGGGATGTCGTCGGTGATCCACGAGTTCGCGCCGATGCTCACGTGGTCCCCCACGTCGACGGGGCCGAGCACGTTCGTCCCGGCGCCGATGACCACGTGGGCGCCGATGTCGGGTGGCGCTTGTAGTCCTTCTTCAGCGTGTGCTCGTCGTCCTCCTGTTCCTCGAAGTGGAGCGCGCCCAGCGTCACGTTCTGGTAGATGCGCGCCCACTCGCCGACGGTGGCCGTCTCCCCGATGACGACGCCGGTCCCGTGGTCGATGAAGCAGTAGTCGCCGATGGTCGCCCCGGGGTGGACGTCGATGCCGGTCTCGGTCTTCGCGTACTCGGCGAGTTCCCGGGCGTACTCCGGCGCACCGGCCTCGTAGAGGGCGTGTGCGACCCGGTGGACCACGAGCGCCTGGACGCTCGGATACGACCGGATGACCTCGATGTAGCTCTTCGCGGCCGGGTCGCCCCGGTAGGCGGCGTCGACGTCCCGCTTGAGCGTCTCGCGGATGTCGGGCAGGGCTTCGAGCATCCCGTCGACCAGCGGGGCCGGGTCGCCGTCGACGTAGGGGTCGATTCCCCGGTAGCAGAGTCGGCCGAACCGCTCGACGCTGTCGGCGAGCGCGTCGCCGTCTTCGACGAGCGACCCCGCGTTCCAGCACCGAGGGAAGAAGAGCCGTTCCAACACACCGATTTCGTCGCGCAGGTGGTCGCGGCGGGGGAACTCGAGGTCGGTGCGCGTGGGGAACGGTTCCTCGTCGGCGCGGAGCGACGCGCCCAGCGCGCGGTGGGCGTCTCCGGTGTACGTGTACCTCATACGCGGTGTTGACGACGCCAAACGAAAAGTCGTATCCCTCCGCCCGGCGTTTTGCCCGCAATGTCACTCGACGACCTCGACGACGACGTGAAGGCGGTCTACAGCGGACTGAACGACGAACACGCCGTCGGCCTCGACCGCGAGACGAAGAACGAACTGGCGATGCTCACGGCCGTCTTCGACGCCGACGTGGACGAGTTGGTTCGGCGGGGGATTCACGCGCTCTTTCGGTCCACCGTCGACACGGGCGACCTCGACTTCCACCTCCGACAGGGGTACGACGTCACCTACGACGAGTACCTCGCGGGGATGACCTACGACGAGATGACCGGCGCCGACCAGTACCCCCAGCGCGACGACGAGCGCCGCTATCAGATGTGACGGCCCTCTTCGGCTGAGTACGGGACGTGGATGGAGCGATTGGACGCGATTCGTGTCGTCCGTGAGCGTCCCCGCAACTGTGTATCTTCACGAACGGAGTGAGTGAAGGCTTGAAGCGACGAAGTCGCGTCAGTGGACGAGGAGCACAGCCGCGAACGGAGTGGGCGGCGAGCACCGCAGTCGGGTGGGGAGGCTGTGGTCTCACCGTGTCCGTGTCCCGCGCAGTCGCTGTCTGCGCGCATACTCTCTCGATTCTCTCCTCGCCCTCGGCTGACGCTGAGACGCACAGCGGCGACACGAATCGGTTCCGCTCACCACCACCGCGGACTCGACGACGAAGACGTCGTGCGGTTCCCGGAGTACCGCGACCCGCTACTCACACCGACATCACCGCCACTCGACGCGGACGAGTTCCTCCGCCGAGACGTCGCGCGGACGCAGCAGGACCCTTCCATCCCGGCGCTCCACCGAGAGCGCCTCGATGGAGACGACCAGGCGTCCACCATCGAGCGTCGCCCGCAGGACGACTCCCGTCGCCGTCGCCGCGACGTAGGGCGGGGCGGCGACCGGCGGTGCCCTGAGCGTCTTCCCCAGTTCCGCGACGCAACCTGCCAGCACCCGAGGGAGTCGCTCCCAGACGCCCAGTTCGCGCAGTCCAGCCTCGGTTCCCCGTCGGACCGCGCTCGTGTCGCTGTGGCCGTCGGCCGTTCCCGCTTCGGCCGCCGTCTCCGCGCACGCGCGAACCGTCTCGACGATGGCTTCGTGGTCGGTGAGGAGGTACTCCCGCAGGGCGGCCGTGTCGACGGCGGTCACAGCGCCGCGTAGTCGGCCCATCGTAAAATAACGTACCGTCGGGTCGTCCGACTACTCGTCCGCGTCCGCGGCAGGTGCGCTTTCGACGCCGACGACGTGTTCGGTCACCACGATGAGGTCCTCGTCGGGGGGAATGGCGACGACTCGGAGGACGTCGCCCGTCGCGAAGCCCCGGACGTCGGTCTGGGCGCTTCGACCCGGCTGGAACCCCTGGCTCTCCGCGAGCCAGTGTTCCCCGACGGCCGTGTGTCGACTGCGGGGCGCCGAGAGGAACTGGTCGACCCCGCGCTCGTCGTACCCCAGTCCGATCCGGCGGGCGACGACGTACCAGCCGTCACCGTCGTCGTCGAGGGTCCGGGCGAACTCGGGGTCGGTGGCGTCGTCGACACGGTGTTCGAGTCGGACGGCGACGAGCGGACGCATCGGGGCGAATCGCACCCGCACGAGTCGCTCGGACTCGTCGTCGGCGTCGGCGTCGTGGTGTCGTTCGTCGATGCGGAGGTCGGCGACGTACCGCTCGCCGACGCCCGTCCGTTCGCTCTGTAGTTGCCCCGCCACGGTGAGCGAGCACAGGGAGACCCCGGCGCTCGTGAGGAGGGTTCGTCGGGTCCACATATCCGGGCGACGGCGACCGGAGAATATGACCTTTTGTCCCCGACTATCACGTCTGAACTCGGTGTGCGAGCGGACCGCCGCCGGTACTTGACGGTTACCCCCCGACTCTCAGTGCTGAGTCGGAGGGGGGGACTCAACCCGTCGACTTTTCACCTCACGGCTCCCCACGCACGGTATGAACACCGACGAAGTCGAGCGGCTCATCGAATCGGGTATCGAGGACGCCGAGGCCACCGTGACGACGCCCCGGAACCCGGACCAGGAGTTCGAAGACGCACACTTCGCGGCGGTCGTCGTCTCGCCCGCGTTCGCGGGAAAGTCGCTCGTCCAGCAGCACCAGCTGGTGTACGACGCCCTCGACGGGCACATGACGACCGACATCCACGCCCTGGAGATGAAGACCTACACGCCCGAGGAGTACGAGGAGTACGCCGGCGGGGAGTAGCGGAACCGACTCTCGGCGGGCCTCCCCGCACTCTTTCCGGCGTCTCGTCCGCGGAGGACCGGTCGCGTCGCTCACGCGCCTGTCGGATGACGACACGGTTTTCCGCCGGCACGGAGAAGCGGCGACCTGACGTGTCCCGCTCCAGCGACCGACCCCGACCCCTCGGGCAGAACTGATGCTCGCCGACTCGTTCCGGTACCCGCTTCGGGACGGGGACGCCCGTGACGCCACGGCGACCTGCACGGGTCTCGTTTTGGTCGCCCTGCTGTTGCTCCGCGCGGCGCGCGCGCTGTGGCCCGACCTGCTCGCCCTCTTCCCGATCGTGTTCGCCCTCGTCCCGACCGTGCTGTTCGCCGGCTACCTCGGCCGGGTCGTCGACACCGGGGGACGGCCGTCGTCGACGCCCTTCTCGTGGTCGATGCGGAGCGTCCGCCTCGGCGTTCGGGTCGTCGTCGTCGCCGCCGTCTACCTCTTCCCCGCCGCGCTGGCGCTCGCGCTCACCGCGTTCGTCGTTCTCGGCGGTGGCGGGATGTTGCTGACGCTCGCGCCCACCCTCGCGCTCCTCGTGACCGTCGCGGCCTGCTACCTCCTCCCCGCTGCGGTGGCCGCCGCCGGGAGGAACGGCCTCCGGTCGGGCTTCAGACGCGCGTCGCTCGGCGGTCTCGCCAGCGGGTCGTACTTCTTCGCGTGGACCGTCGGGACGTCGCTCGTCGTCAGCACGTGGAGCCTCCTCACGGCCGTCCGACTAGCGACGCCCGCCGCCGTGGCCCTCTCCGTCGTCTTCGCGTACGTGCACGTGGTCGCCGCGCGACTGGTCGGCGAAGGGCTCGACCGGAGCCGGTGGGAGCCGGCGTAGCCGGGAAACGCGAGAGGAAGGGGAAAAACGGTCAGTTCGACGGCGCGTCGGCGAGCGCGTCCTCGTCGACGATGGTCCGGTTGTGGAGCGCTCCTCCGGAACGCCGGTCGAAGACGTGGATGGCCTCTTCGGGGAAGCGCACCACGACGCTCTGGCCGCGGCTGAACTGTCGCATGCTGCTCGTCGTCGCGACGACCGCATCGTCCGGGTCTCGGTCCCCGAACGTCAGATACACGGTGTTCTCGTCGCCCATCGGCTCGACGACGTCGACCTCGGTCTCGAAGTCGTGGGGGCCCGACGGCTCTCCGACGAGTTCGATGGCCTCCGGACGGATACCGAAGACGAGGTCGGTCTCTCCTCCCAGGTCTGCCGCGGTCTCCTCGGAGATGGGGTACTCGAAGGAGTCGGCGACGAGTTTCTCGCCGTCGAAGTCGGCGTCGAAGAAGTTCATCGACGGCTCGCCGAGGAAGCCCGCCACGAAGACGTTGGCGGGTTCGTGATAGCATTCGAGCGGGGTCGCCACCTGCTGGAGTTCGCCCCCGTCGAGAATAGCGATGCGGTCGCCCATCGTCATCGCCTCCGTCTGGTCGTGCGTCACGTACATCGTGGTGACGCCGAGGTCCTCCTGCAGACGCTGGAGTTCGGTCCGCATCTGTGCGCGGAGTTTGGCGTCGAGGTTCGACAGCGGTTCGTCCATCAAGAACACCTCGGGGTCCCGAACGATTGCGCGACCGAGGGCGACGCGCTGTTGTTGTCCGCCGGAGAGGTCACGGGGTTTCCGGTCGAGGAGCGGCGACATGTCTAGCAGGTCGGCCGTCTCCTCGACGCGGTCTTTGATCTCGGCGTCCGAGAGATCCGTGCTCTCTTCGAGGCCGAACGACATGTTCTGCCGGACGCTCATGTGCGGGTAGAGCGCGTACGACTGGAACACCATCGCGATGTCGCGGTCCTGCGGTTTGACGTCGTTGATGACCCTCCCGTCGAGGCTGATGGTGCCGCTCGAAACGGTTTCGAGGCCGGCGACCATCCGGAGCGTCGTCGACTTCCCACAGCCGGAGGGGCCGACGACGACGAGGAACTCGCCGTCCTCGATGGATACCGTCACGTCGTCGACCGCGACGACCTCCGAATCTCCGTCCTGATACACCTTCGTGAGCGAATCGAGTTCGAGTGCTGCCATTGGTTATTGCCTCCTGTTGTCTGTCGACGCTACTGGAGTTATCGGCGCGCCGGACGCGCGGATGCGAGCGCGAGACGTCACGTCGCCACCCCTTCGGCGAACTCCTCGCCGAACATGATGTACACCGCGAGGGTCGGGAGCGCCGCGAAGAACGCCCCGGCCATCCGGAGCCCGAAGTCCTGCCCTTCGAGCGACTGGCCCAGGCCGGCCAGAATCAACACGACCGGCGCGGCGGCGCTCGACTCCGTGGCGACGAGGATGAGCGTGAAGAGCAGGTCGTTCCAGATCTGGGTGAACTGGTAGATGAGGACGACCGCGAACATCGGCGTCGACAGCGGGAAGACGATGCGCCGGTACACTCTTCGAAGAGTTGCCCCGTCGAGTCGCGCGGACTCGACCATCTCCGTGCTGATGTTCTTGTAGTACGAGCGGAACAGGATGGTGCAGATGGGGATGCCGTACGCGACGTGGGTGACGATGAGTTCGAGGATGCCGACGTAGTCGTTGTTGATGCCCGCGGCCCAGAGGAACGACAGCCACTCCTCCAGCGGAGCGATCTGCGCCCAGAACTGACTCAGCGGGACCAACACGGCCTGGTACGGAATGAAGATGCCGGCGACGAACAGCGCCAGGAGCGGCGCTTTGTACCGCATCCGCCAGTTCGTGATGGTGAGCCCGTAGGCGGTGATGCTCCCGAAGAAGGCCGAGAGGATCGTCGCGGGCACCGCGTAGAGGAGGCTGTTGCCCATCCCTCGCAGGAGGGCGTCGACCGCAGCCTGCCACTTCTCCGTCGTGAGACCGCTCCCCCCTGGAGGGGCGAACGGTGCCGTCTCGACGACGGCGGTGTTCGTCTTGAACGAGGTGACGAGCCCCGATTCGATGGGCGTCAGGTAGAAGGCCGCCATCCCGACGAGGACGGCGTACAGGCCGACCCGGTAGGGGTCGACGTTCCCGATTCCGCCACCGGTTTCGGTGCTCATAGGTTCCCCCTCCGGAACTGGTAGGCGAGGTACGGGCCGATGACCGACAGCGCCATGGCGAAGAGGATGATGGCCAGCGCCGCTCCGTACGC
Proteins encoded:
- a CDS encoding MBL fold metallo-hydrolase, with protein sequence MIHNIAQGVQAFTSNAFLVAPGARGEHGASGRTVLVDTGANFDAVSHLAGDVDHLDAVVITHTHPDHVGNVDAVRTRFGVETWGFDTSHDAVDNRIEDGETVRIGTEEYRALHTPGHAVDHLCLYAPDAGVLFAGDLVFAGGSFGRTDLPGGDGKTLVESIERVVGTVEGNLQALHTGHGPSVVDDPLDALEQSLRAARLSA
- a CDS encoding DUF5827 family protein, with amino-acid sequence MPRPKEDFDVLYPYQMYTPAEVLEPDLMYTVPEIGRRLQDLAPDTQLEEETEARIIAWTIPWLIYHQEDMVINDPEGDDPGYFGVSDEAVAALDED
- the sod gene encoding superoxide dismutase, which codes for MSYELDPLPYEYDALEGSISEQVLTWHHDTHHQGYVNGWNSAEETLAENRESGDFSSSAGAIRSVTHNGCGHILHDLFWQCMSPEGGSEPSGALADRIEEDFGSYEAWKGEFEAAAGAASGWALLVYDSFSNQLRNVVVDKHDQGALWGSHPILALDVWEHSYYYDYGPKRGDFVSAFFDVVDWNEPAARYEQAVDLFE
- a CDS encoding pirin family protein, yielding MSRDEATRDAVDGPVPGQPVQHGTGVNSNRAFPTDAYRSNLDPFVLFERFYIDPDTGFPMHPHRGFEIVSYMLDGGMEHADSLGVAHTASVGDAMRITAGSGIRHSEFPAGEGGCSGLQLWVNLPRTKKEIDADYADADAEELPTVEEGGTSVTTVVGEGSPLGLQTPMEYLDVRVEGSWTWDGRDGWAGFVYGVSGEGTVDGDGFGQGDVLPMRETRPLELRSDEDLRVVVVSGQPHGEEIRQRGPFVL
- a CDS encoding cation:proton antiporter yields the protein MVAETGNLLPFLAGLTLVLVVAHTLGAVADRLGFAPVVGELLTGLVLGPSLLGLVAPGLTSLLVPVPERLAALAALGLVLLLVLAGTEVDAAAVRRFVRPTVALATGAFVVPFLAGFALGWVLPARYLVTPAQRLPFSLFLATALSISAVPVAVRVLIDLDAMDRPVGQLTLTAAVVVDASGWLALTFVADFTRAGRFDAVGLGGTLVVLVGFVLFVVAVGPRVVDTLFDLTNHVRSPVLTGFSIVVVLGVGLAGSAVALELEAVLGAFLAGILVKRRLDGETERVFEMVTLGLFAPLFFATAGLQADLSGLLVPGTLLVTGLTLVVAVLGKFVGVAVGAAFTDLSRPETVCLAIGLNARGAMEIVVAALGLSIGILTPTVYVVVVLVAIATSVMTPPLLRRALARLPNPTA
- a CDS encoding HhH-GPD family protein, translating into MSDDAEGDPLDDVDVAAVRAALVEWYESDHRDFPWRRTTDPYAILVSEVMSQQTQLGRVVPAWEDFLDEWPTVEDLAGADRADVVRFWSDHSLGYNNRAKYLHEAARQVIEEFGGDFPDSPEELEELMGVGPYTANAVASFAFDNGDAVVDTNVKRVLYRAFDVSDDDSEFERAARGLMPDGESRVWNNAVMELGGVACGKTPRCDEAGCPWRRWCHAYETGDFTAPDVPTQPSFEGSRRQFRGRVVRVLGEYDDLSLDELGPRVRVDYGPNSREWLRGLVDDLAADGLVEVTEEGDDTVARLRQ
- a CDS encoding BolA family protein; its protein translation is MNTDEVERLIESGIEDAEATVTTPRNPDQEFEDAHFAAVVVSPAFAGKSLVQQHQLVYDALDGHMTTDIHALEMKTYTPEEYEEYAGGE
- a CDS encoding DUF4013 domain-containing protein; its protein translation is MLADSFRYPLRDGDARDATATCTGLVLVALLLLRAARALWPDLLALFPIVFALVPTVLFAGYLGRVVDTGGRPSSTPFSWSMRSVRLGVRVVVVAAVYLFPAALALALTAFVVLGGGGMLLTLAPTLALLVTVAACYLLPAAVAAAGRNGLRSGFRRASLGGLASGSYFFAWTVGTSLVVSTWSLLTAVRLATPAAVALSVVFAYVHVVAARLVGEGLDRSRWEPA
- a CDS encoding ABC transporter ATP-binding protein, encoding MAALELDSLTKVYQDGDSEVVAVDDVTVSIEDGEFLVVVGPSGCGKSTTLRMVAGLETVSSGTISLDGRVINDVKPQDRDIAMVFQSYALYPHMSVRQNMSFGLEESTDLSDAEIKDRVEETADLLDMSPLLDRKPRDLSGGQQQRVALGRAIVRDPEVFLMDEPLSNLDAKLRAQMRTELQRLQEDLGVTTMYVTHDQTEAMTMGDRIAILDGGELQQVATPLECYHEPANVFVAGFLGEPSMNFFDADFDGEKLVADSFEYPISEETAADLGGETDLVFGIRPEAIELVGEPSGPHDFETEVDVVEPMGDENTVYLTFGDRDPDDAVVATTSSMRQFSRGQSVVVRFPEEAIHVFDRRSGGALHNRTIVDEDALADAPSN
- a CDS encoding carbohydrate ABC transporter permease codes for the protein MSTETGGGIGNVDPYRVGLYAVLVGMAAFYLTPIESGLVTSFKTNTAVVETAPFAPPGGSGLTTEKWQAAVDALLRGMGNSLLYAVPATILSAFFGSITAYGLTITNWRMRYKAPLLALFVAGIFIPYQAVLVPLSQFWAQIAPLEEWLSFLWAAGINNDYVGILELIVTHVAYGIPICTILFRSYYKNISTEMVESARLDGATLRRVYRRIVFPLSTPMFAVVLIYQFTQIWNDLLFTLILVATESSAAAPVVLILAGLGQSLEGQDFGLRMAGAFFAALPTLAVYIMFGEEFAEGVAT